A window of the Pseudomonas fluorescens genome harbors these coding sequences:
- a CDS encoding MAPEG family protein, producing the protein MSIPFWCVFISALLIYVARMPVGKAMKEQGGYNNHLPRQQQAQLTGYGARALAAHQNSIEAFILFAVGVLMAHTTQTAGWLIDTLAIIFVISRILYLWFYLADIPTLRSLVWLVGLVCSLLLMISPTFRTVLL; encoded by the coding sequence ATGAGTATTCCGTTCTGGTGTGTGTTTATCAGTGCATTGTTGATCTACGTGGCGCGCATGCCGGTCGGCAAGGCCATGAAAGAGCAGGGCGGTTACAACAACCATCTGCCGCGTCAGCAGCAGGCGCAACTCACCGGTTACGGAGCCCGGGCGCTGGCGGCGCATCAGAACAGCATCGAAGCCTTCATCCTGTTCGCCGTTGGCGTGCTGATGGCGCATACCACGCAGACGGCGGGATGGCTGATCGATACATTGGCGATCATCTTCGTGATCTCACGAATTCTCTATCTGTGGTTCTACCTGGCGGATATTCCCACGCTGCGCAGTCTGGTCTGGCTGGTCGGCTTAGTGTGTTCATTGTTGCTGATGATTAGTCCGACTTTTAGAACTGTCTTGCTCTAA
- the brnQ gene encoding branched-chain amino acid transport system II carrier protein has protein sequence MKVLKGQDILALGFMTFALFVGAGNIIFPPIVGLQSGPNVWIAALGFLITAVGLPVVTVVALAKVGGAMDALSSPIGKVAGGVLAAACYLAVGPLFATPRTATVSFEVGLAPLTGESPLALFLYSSVYFLLVFFISLYPGRLLDTVGRFLAPLKIIALAVLGIAAFALPAGDIGVATPEYVAAPFSQGFINGYLTMDTLGALVFGIVIVNAIRSRGVESPALITRYAIIAGLIAGVGLALVYVSLFRLGSGSHEVAAGATNGAAVLHAYVQHTFGSLGSGFLAVLISLACLVTAVGLTCACAEYFSRVLPLSYKTLVIILAAFSLLVSNLGLTKLIAFSIPVLTAIYPPCIVLVALSFCSAFWHEQSRIMGPVMLVSFVFGTIDALKGAGLADWMPSQLAHLPLSEQGLAWLVPCVMTLVVAVVCDRLLGKRAEALA, from the coding sequence ATGAAAGTTTTGAAAGGTCAGGACATCCTGGCACTTGGCTTTATGACATTCGCCCTGTTCGTCGGGGCCGGCAACATCATCTTCCCGCCTATCGTCGGTTTGCAGTCCGGGCCAAACGTCTGGATAGCGGCGCTGGGCTTCCTGATCACGGCAGTTGGTTTGCCGGTGGTCACCGTGGTCGCACTGGCCAAGGTCGGTGGCGCAATGGATGCCCTGAGCAGCCCGATCGGCAAGGTCGCTGGCGGCGTGTTGGCGGCGGCTTGCTACCTGGCAGTCGGCCCGTTGTTCGCCACCCCGCGTACCGCGACCGTTTCCTTTGAAGTGGGCCTGGCGCCGCTGACCGGCGAGAGCCCGCTGGCACTGTTCCTCTACAGTTCGGTGTACTTCCTGCTGGTGTTCTTCATTTCGCTCTACCCTGGGCGTCTGCTGGACACCGTCGGTCGTTTCCTCGCGCCGCTGAAGATCATCGCCCTGGCCGTACTCGGCATCGCCGCGTTCGCACTGCCGGCGGGTGACATCGGCGTGGCCACTCCGGAATACGTTGCGGCACCGTTCTCCCAAGGGTTCATCAATGGCTACCTGACCATGGATACCCTTGGCGCGCTGGTGTTCGGCATCGTCATCGTCAACGCGATCCGCTCCCGTGGCGTCGAGTCGCCGGCGCTGATCACCCGTTACGCGATCATCGCCGGGTTGATTGCCGGTGTCGGTCTGGCGCTGGTGTATGTCAGCCTGTTCCGTCTGGGTTCCGGCAGCCATGAAGTGGCGGCGGGCGCAACCAACGGTGCGGCGGTACTGCATGCCTACGTTCAACACACCTTTGGCTCTCTGGGCAGTGGCTTCCTCGCCGTGCTGATTTCCCTGGCGTGCCTGGTGACGGCGGTCGGCCTGACCTGCGCCTGTGCCGAATACTTCAGCCGCGTACTGCCGCTGTCGTACAAGACCCTGGTAATCATCCTGGCGGCGTTCTCGCTGCTGGTGTCCAACCTGGGCCTGACCAAGCTGATCGCGTTCTCGATCCCGGTGCTGACCGCGATCTACCCGCCGTGCATCGTGCTGGTCGCCCTGAGCTTCTGCAGCGCGTTCTGGCATGAGCAGAGCCGCATAATGGGCCCGGTAATGCTGGTGTCGTTCGTGTTCGGCACCATCGACGCGCTGAAAGGCGCCGGTCTGGCTGACTGGATGCCATCGCAACTGGCCCACCTGCCGCTGAGCGAGCAAGGTCTGGCGTGGCTGGTGCCGTGCGTGATGACTCTGGTGGTTGCCGTGGTTTGCGACCGCCTGCTGGGCAAGCGCGCCGAAGCACTCGCCTAA
- a CDS encoding DUF599 domain-containing protein yields the protein MSFIQANLIHLLAALWFVICWGGYTRYATWKGRDTACLASVLHLYREDWMRRMLLRDNRIADASVIGNLERNASFFASSTLIILAGILTVLGASERAVSLLADIPMVQQASQGMSEIKLLCLALVFVYAFFTFSWCMRQYNFAAILVGSAPMIGERQVSEQERKAFASRAARVISMAANQFNFGLRSYYFGMSMLAWFVSPWLFMLMSAGVVLVLYRREFHSDVLDVMVYTPTEAPLPEANKEAA from the coding sequence ATGTCGTTCATCCAAGCCAACCTGATCCACCTGCTGGCCGCGCTCTGGTTTGTCATCTGCTGGGGCGGTTACACCCGCTATGCCACCTGGAAGGGCCGTGACACCGCGTGCCTGGCCAGCGTGCTGCACCTGTACCGCGAAGACTGGATGCGCCGCATGCTGTTGCGTGACAACCGTATCGCCGACGCCAGCGTGATCGGTAACCTTGAGCGCAACGCCTCGTTCTTCGCCTCCAGCACGCTGATTATCCTGGCGGGCATTCTGACCGTGCTCGGCGCATCCGAGCGTGCGGTGTCGCTGCTGGCGGACATTCCGATGGTGCAACAGGCCTCGCAGGGCATGTCGGAGATCAAGTTGCTGTGCCTGGCGCTGGTGTTTGTGTATGCCTTCTTCACATTCAGCTGGTGCATGCGCCAGTACAACTTTGCCGCGATCCTGGTCGGCTCGGCCCCGATGATCGGTGAGCGGCAAGTCTCGGAGCAGGAGCGCAAGGCTTTCGCCTCACGGGCGGCGCGGGTGATCTCGATGGCGGCCAACCAGTTCAACTTCGGTCTGCGTTCCTATTACTTCGGAATGAGCATGCTGGCGTGGTTCGTCAGCCCGTGGCTGTTCATGTTGATGAGCGCCGGCGTGGTACTGGTGTTGTATCGCCGGGAGTTTCATTCCGACGTGCTCGATGTAATGGTCTATACCCCTACAGAGGCGCCATTGCCCGAAGCGAACAAAGAGGCTGCTTGA